From a single Eretmochelys imbricata isolate rEreImb1 chromosome 13, rEreImb1.hap1, whole genome shotgun sequence genomic region:
- the LOC144273888 gene encoding olfactory receptor 5V1-like, which translates to MEKAEVRNQTPIVEFILLGFGNVPELQTLLFLVFLVIYIVTVSGNILFVALVVADQQLHIPMYFLLGNLSCLEICYTSAILPRLLASLLTGDRTISVKGCIVQLYFFGILTNTENLLLTAMSYDRYLAICNPLRYAALMNGRVCWQLVAGSWISSLLLCTIVNIFFFQLTFCDSKEIDHFFCDFSPMIKLSCVDTQTLELLTFIIAVIGTFVPFLLTLTSYICIITTILRIPSGIGRQKAFSTCSSHLIVLAILYVTVLTVYVIPTANTPKVLQKIFSVFYTVLTPMINPVIYSLRNKEVKESLRKAILKLVS; encoded by the coding sequence ATGGAGAAAGCAGAAGTAAGAAATCAAACACCCATTGTGGAATTCATCCTCTTAGGTTTTGGGAATGTCCCTGAACTGCAGACCCTTCTCTTCCTCGTGTTTCTAGTGATCTACATTGTGACTGTCTCTGGAAACATCCTCTTCGTTGCactagttgtggctgatcagcaacTTCACATCCCCATGTACTTTTtactggggaacttgtcctgcctgGAGATCTGCTACACCTCCGCCatcctgcccaggctgctggccagtctcctgactggggacagaaccatttctgttaAGGGCTGCATTGTGCAATTATATTTCTTTGGTATCCTGACAAATACAGAAAATCTGCTGCTCACGgcaatgtcttatgatcggtatttagcgatatgcAATCCACTCCGTTATGCTGCTCTTATGAATGGCAGGGTTTGTTGGCAACTTGTGGCAGGGTCCTGGATAAGTAGCTTACTGCTCTGCACCAtagtaaatattttcttcttccaaTTAACGTTCTGTGATTCCAAagaaattgaccatttcttttgCGATTTTTCACCTATGATAAAGCTGTCCTGTGTTGACACCCAGACTCTGGAACTGTTGACATTTATTATCGCTGTCATAGGGACATTTGTGCCCTTTCTTCTGACTCTGACATCCTACATTTGTATCATcaccaccatcctgagaatcccttctgGCATcgggaggcaaaaggcatttTCCACCTgttcctctcacctcattgtgctTGCAATTTTGTATGTGACCGTATTAACTGTCTATGTAATTCCAACAGCCAACACTCCCAAGGTCCTACAAAAAATATTCTCTGTCTTctacacagtcctgactcctaTGATCAACCCTGTCATCTAtagcctgagaaacaaggaggTCAAAGAGTCCCTAAGAAAAGCTATTCTTAAACTAGTATCTTAG